The Daucus carota subsp. sativus chromosome 7, DH1 v3.0, whole genome shotgun sequence genome window below encodes:
- the LOC108196537 gene encoding transcription initiation factor IIF subunit alpha, whose translation MSGDLVLNSVCCVCKTMAELYGSNCKHLTLCVSCGRSKAEKGAKCTECGAPITRLIREYNVRACSSTDKNYFIGRFVSGLPNFSKKKNSEKWSIQKEGVQGRQLSDALKEKYKNRPWLLEDETGQFQYHGVLEGAPSATYYLLMLQGKEFVAIPAGSWYNFNKVAQYKQLTLEEAEEKMKNRRKTADGYERWMMKAANNGAAAFGEVEKFDDKESGGGGGRGRKKTTGDDEDEANVSDKGEEDEEEESARKNRLGLNRKGGGGDDDEEGPRGGDFDFDDDDIEKGDDWEHEEIFTDDDERVENDPEEREDLGPEIPAPPEIKQDEEDEEGEEKEGGLSNSGKELKKLLGRTNGLNESDAEDDDDDDDDDEEDEILASPVLAPKQKDAPKEEPVDNSPLKPISAASARASSASKSAKGKRKVSTDDAKAAAAVPSKKAKTENDVKPVKEEPVSASKKNVAKKGASSVPVESGSAVAGQPVTEDEIRAVLTQEKPVTTQDLVAKFKSRLRSREDKDAFAAILRRISKIQKTTNGRSFVVLREMKPDA comes from the exons ATGTCCGGCGATTTGGTGTTGAACTCGGTGTGCTGCGTGTGCAAAACGATGGCGGAATTGTACGGAAGCAACTGTAAGCACTTGACTCTATGTGTCTCTTGTGGAAGATCGAAGGCTGAGAAGGGCGCCAAGTGTACCGAGTGCGGCGCGCCCATCACTCGCTTGATTAGG GAATATAACGTGCGGGCCTGCTCTAGCACCGACAAGAATTATTTCATTGGTAGATTTGTGAGTGGTTTACCaaatttttcaaagaaaaagaaCTCTGAGAAATGGTCTATTCAAAAGGAAGGGGTGCAGGGGCGCCAACTCAGTGATGCGTTGAAG GAGAAATACAAGAACAGACCTTGGCTCCTAGAGGATGAAACAGGCCAATTTCAGTACCATGGTGTGCTTGAGGGCGCACCCTCAGCAACATACTACCTACTAATGCTGCAAGGGAAAGAATTTGTTGCAATTCCAGCTGGATCATG GTACAATTTCAACAAAGTCGCACAGTACAAGCAGCTTACTCTGGAAGAAGCGgaagagaaaatgaaaaatagaCGGAAGACAGCAGATGGATATGAAAGATGGATGATGAAAGCTGCAAACAATGGGGCTGCTGCTTTTGGTGAAGTCGAGAAGTTTGATGACAAAGAAAGTGGAGGTGGTGGGGGAAGAGGACGTAAAAAAACTACAGGTGATGATGAGGACGAAGCTAATGTCTCGGACAAGGGAGAGgaggatgaagaagaagagTCCGCAAGGAAAAATAGACTCGGGCTTAACAGgaaaggtggtggtggtgatgatgatgaagaaggtcCAAGAGGAGGTGACtttgattttgatgatgatgatattgaaAAAG GGGATGACTGGGAGCATGAAGAAATATTCACAGATGACGATGAACGTGTAGAAAATGATCCTGAGGAGCGGGAAGATTTGGGCCCTGAAATTCCAGCACCTCCAGAAATTAAGCAG gatgaagaggatgaagaaGGTGAAGAAAAGGAGGGTGGATTGAGCAACTCCGGTAAAGAGTTGAAGAAATTGCTGGGACGAACAAATGGGCTAAATGAATCTGATGCAGAGGATGATGACGAcgatgatgacgatgatgag GAAGATGAAATTTTGGCTTCCCCTGTACTAGCTCCAAAGCAGAAGGATGCTCCCaaagaagaacctgttgataACAGTCCTTTGAAACCTATTTCTGCAGCATCTGCCCGCGCCTCTTCAGCTTCTAAGTCTGCAAAGGGAAAGAGGAAGGTTTCTACTGATGATGCCAAGGCAGCTGCAGCTGTACCCTCCAAAAAAGCAAAGACAGAAAAT GATGTCAAACCTGTGAAGGAAGAACCAGTCTCTGCTTCAAAAAAGAATGTGGCTAAAAAAGGTGCATCATCGGTACCCGTTGAATCTGGGTCAGCAGTAGCTGGACAACCTGTCACGGAAGATGAAATCAGGGCCGTTTTGACACAGGAAAAGCCTGTGACCACACAGGATCTTGTTGCCAAATTCAAATCTAGACTAAGATCCAGAGAG GACAAAGATGCTTTTGCTGCTATACTAAGGAGAATTTCAAAGATACAGAAAACCACCAACGGAAGAAGCTTTGTAGTGTTGAGAGAAATGAAACCTGATGCTTAG
- the LOC108194224 gene encoding uncharacterized protein At4g14342 isoform X1: MQASDRFNINSQLEHLQAKYVGTGHADMNRFEWAVNIQRDSYASYVGHHPILSYFAIAENESIGRERYNFMQKMLLPCGLPPEREDD, from the exons ATGCAG GCCAGCGACAGGTTTAACATTAACTCTCAGCTTGAACATCTACAAGCTAAATATGTGGGAACTGGACATGCAGACATGAATAGATT TGAGTGGGCAGTAAATATCCAACGTGACAGCTATGCATCCTACGTTGGCCATCACCCTATCCTATCATACTTTGCCATTGCTGAAAATGAATCAATTGGAAGAGAACGCTATAACTTTATGCAG AAAATGCTTTTGCCCTGTGGACTTCCTCCAGAGAGAGAGGACGACTAA
- the LOC108194224 gene encoding uncharacterized protein At4g14342 isoform X2 has product MQASDRFNINSQLEHLQAKYVGTGHADMNRFEWAVNIQRDSYASYVGHHPILSYFAIAENESIGRERYNFMQAFVSGLGLVSI; this is encoded by the exons ATGCAG GCCAGCGACAGGTTTAACATTAACTCTCAGCTTGAACATCTACAAGCTAAATATGTGGGAACTGGACATGCAGACATGAATAGATT TGAGTGGGCAGTAAATATCCAACGTGACAGCTATGCATCCTACGTTGGCCATCACCCTATCCTATCATACTTTGCCATTGCTGAAAATGAATCAATTGGAAGAGAACGCTATAACTTTATGCAG GCATTTGTTTCTGGGTTGGGCCTGGTCAGCATATAA